A stretch of Lacipirellulaceae bacterium DNA encodes these proteins:
- a CDS encoding ATPase, T2SS/T4P/T4SS family has product MDTTKRILVPLDFSHCCSIALSKALHYADEHHARLFLLHVLTALPHTQSTTQSHSEESRLIKAELDKLILPRGERKYDLIREVRVGCPAEQIVEYAKEEGIDLIIMGTHGRSGSSTETLGTVAARVVRDAPCAVMTVRSSDPVSQEAAPVDFEEIKVPREELPPCLDLVERGVSLRATDIHIDPLDEDFEVRMRIDGRLQHYCNLSHGIGRHIIGQLKTLTDLPMTDSLHTWEGRLHLPRRLNELEVRMTSSPVAGGEALALRILDRKHALRPLQELGLSTEAEQDVRRMISHREGLVLVVGPTNSGKTTTVYSILSELNDKQQNIISIEDPAEVSVPFVRQLTVDSNHGRTMASGLQTVLRMDPDVIFVGEVRDPTTASLTMRAASSGQYVLSTLHARDAASAVTALRDLDLDGRSIAGHLTGVISQRLIRRVCKECAVKRACTEEEKQLYQQHQLPVPESVLDARGCDTCRDTGYLGMTGVFEAVVLSGELKSAIEGGHSEEELRAQLIENDKTSITVDALRKAASHITSLSEATQLRWNHSNNPLSSEEIPR; this is encoded by the coding sequence ATGGACACGACTAAACGCATCCTCGTTCCCCTTGACTTCAGCCATTGTTGTTCGATCGCTTTGTCGAAGGCATTGCATTACGCGGATGAACATCATGCGAGGCTTTTCTTGCTTCATGTGCTGACGGCATTGCCCCACACACAATCCACAACGCAATCGCATAGCGAAGAGTCGCGCCTCATCAAGGCGGAATTGGATAAGTTGATCTTGCCTAGGGGAGAGCGCAAATACGACCTGATTCGAGAAGTAAGAGTTGGCTGCCCCGCTGAACAGATCGTCGAGTACGCCAAAGAGGAGGGGATCGACCTCATTATCATGGGCACTCATGGGCGATCTGGAAGCTCGACCGAAACGCTAGGAACCGTTGCGGCCCGCGTCGTCCGGGACGCGCCATGTGCCGTCATGACCGTACGTTCTAGTGATCCCGTGTCGCAAGAAGCGGCGCCCGTTGACTTTGAAGAAATCAAAGTCCCACGGGAGGAATTACCTCCTTGCCTTGACCTCGTGGAACGTGGCGTTTCTTTGCGGGCGACAGATATCCACATCGATCCATTGGACGAAGACTTCGAAGTGCGGATGCGAATCGATGGTCGCCTGCAACATTACTGCAATCTGAGTCACGGCATTGGCCGTCATATCATCGGTCAGCTGAAAACGCTTACCGACCTACCAATGACGGACAGTCTCCACACTTGGGAAGGGCGTTTGCATCTGCCGCGTCGACTCAATGAGCTTGAAGTACGCATGACCTCATCACCGGTGGCTGGAGGCGAAGCTTTGGCCCTGAGGATCCTTGATCGCAAGCACGCCTTGCGTCCGCTTCAAGAATTAGGACTCAGTACCGAAGCTGAGCAGGACGTAAGGCGAATGATCTCTCACAGAGAAGGGCTCGTGCTAGTTGTTGGTCCGACCAACTCTGGCAAGACAACGACTGTTTACTCGATCCTCAGCGAACTGAACGACAAGCAACAGAATATCATTTCGATCGAAGATCCTGCTGAGGTATCGGTCCCATTTGTACGCCAACTGACCGTGGATAGCAATCACGGGAGGACGATGGCAAGTGGTTTACAGACGGTTCTCCGGATGGACCCTGATGTCATCTTCGTTGGAGAAGTACGCGACCCAACAACGGCTAGCCTAACAATGCGGGCTGCTAGCTCCGGACAATACGTCCTGAGCACACTTCATGCCCGCGACGCTGCGTCAGCAGTGACGGCACTTCGTGATCTCGACCTTGATGGGCGGTCAATCGCTGGGCATCTGACAGGCGTCATTAGCCAACGGCTTATTCGCCGAGTCTGCAAAGAGTGTGCTGTGAAGCGCGCCTGCACTGAGGAGGAGAAGCAGCTGTACCAGCAACACCAGCTACCTGTTCCTGAGTCTGTCTTGGATGCGAGGGGATGCGACACATGCCGCGATACGGGATATCTCGGAATGACGGGAGTCTTTGAAGCAGTCGTTCTGAGCGGTGAATTGAAATCGGCGATCGAGGGTGGGCACTCAGAAGAGGAACTGAGGGCGCAATTGATCGAGAACGATAAAACCTCGATTACGGTGGATGCACTTCGCAAAGCAGCTTCCCACATCACGAGCCTTAGCGAAGCGACACAGCTTCGCTGGAATCACAGCAACAATCCTCTTAGCAGTGAGGAGATACCTCGATGA